In candidate division KSB1 bacterium, the genomic window TTTAACCGAGGGGATTTTGTTCGGATCGAGTAGTAGGTGTCGCCGATTTTCATCCTTCGATTTCGTTCAGGGTGAAGAAGAATTTTAGAAAGGAGACCATTGGTGTCTCCTTTTTTTTATCCCAAAAACTGCTTTTAATTTTTATTTAAATTTCTTATATTCAGCCTGATTTTCACGATTTTGAAAACGCATGAAAATAATAGATGTTGAACATAACCTTGCTCCATTAGTTTTATCAGGATTTTAGATAAACCATTTTTAATTAAATGAGTTACGTATTTTTCTTTGTGACTCCTTACCCCTGCCATTTCCTCTTAAGATCAATAAAAGAATGTCTCTGGATTGTAAGCCGAATGAAACATGTTTGAAACAATTAAAGACTACACTTGCTCAAACTGAAAATCGGTTAGATTTTTATCCAACCCTTCAGTACAAGATAAAAAGGAGCTGATCTATGAGAAATATAAAAGTCGTTTTCTCCTTGGCCTTTCTTGCTCTATCCATCTTCGGATGGGCATCGACAAGCTGGGCTGCGGACGGTGTTTCAGCAGAGATGTTCACTATCAACAACACATGGATGCTGGTCGCGACGTTTCTTGTCTTTATCATGCATCTGGGTTTTGCCTCACTTGAGACGGGGTTGACCCGGGCAAAAAACGCGACGAATATTCTCTTTAAAAATACATCCATTATCGCTATAGGTCTCCTGACCTATGCAGTGATGGGCTTTAACTTGATGTACCCGGGAGATTTTTCCATCGGCCAATTCTTCGGGTTTGCCGGATGGGGAATTTCCAGTCCTGAAGGTGCTGCCGGCCTGATTGATTATGCCGACGGAAATTATACGTATTGGACAGATTTCATTTTCCAAGCGATGTTCGCTGCAACAGCAGCAACGATTATTTCTGGGGCAGTCGCAGAGAGAATCAAATTGTCCAGCTTTCTCATCTTCACAACCTTCTACGTTGCCATCGTTTATCCCATCGTTGGGTCATGGAAATGGGGTGGCGGT contains:
- a CDS encoding ammonium transporter, which produces MRNIKVVFSLAFLALSIFGWASTSWAADGVSAEMFTINNTWMLVATFLVFIMHLGFASLETGLTRAKNATNILFKNTSIIAIGLLTYAVMGFNLMYPGDFSIGQFFGFAGWGISSPEGAAGLIDYADGNYTYWTDFIFQAMFAATAATIISGAVAERIKLSSFLIFTTFYVAIVYPIVGSWKWGGG